The proteins below come from a single Diadema setosum chromosome 21, eeDiaSeto1, whole genome shotgun sequence genomic window:
- the LOC140244160 gene encoding GPI mannosyltransferase 4-like — MTGSYKLWGALVLLRFVWCLWPQMGYVDPAEFFEGTNTLAARIFGFDSPPASGYEESKPQTTIFFPYITAGLGFHLLKGLSGLGLVQITAYSLIVAPRLIMAVVSLVSDACLYKTCQILDLDAATCLTIFGSSFVTLVFLTRNMTHVISVSTFALLLLLVIDSRRSQFVRQTDGKGKEAPVQNPNHGFWLGVFVLEGTFNHPSFFIFALIPMVFWLTGSASQFGVTALHTILSNIVSLLPGVVTMATFLLLMDSVFYGSLDAEILLDHKLLLKNLNMDLFNNLTVAPFNFLKLNCFDAVFEIKPKTTHLLFNLPLLFFPLVLSFLSEVYQVYSGQESEDRDSITSSTSRAFLVLSFTTPLLVFSLFPVQDPKLLLPLLIPLVLLYANYVVFPVTGMPNVPWIVWNALFSVVFGCMLQGGVVPALGEIRSMVTAPVGQHPSSYYFVFYHTPPPPQYLLAMQGGKDITGDSSAAANLTHRFEILDMGDAGRTTLHQTINKLISDTATPVDAPFKKEVYVFAPASHDVLFCRINIKFTYRFAKAFSPHISLDSPPHLFPDYSCSAEKHRSYRNMGLRERIPALFSLNMYRVDVVRHVSGQEAVAFQEAQKKARPSFNQ, encoded by the exons ATGACGGGATCTTACAAGCTTTGGGGTGCCCTGGTGTTGCTGCGGTTTGTTTGGTGCCTCTGGCCACAGATGGGCTATGTCGACCCAGCTGAATTTTTTGAAGGAACCAACACTCTAGCAG CTCGAATATTTGGGTTTGACAGTCCTCCAGCTTCTGGCTATGAGGAGAGTAAGCCTCAAACCACGATATTCTTCCCATACATCACGGCGGGACTGGGTTTCCACCTTCTCAAAGGACTGAGTGGACTTGGTCTAGTGCAGATCACAGCTTATAGTCTCATCGTTGCACCACGCCTGATAATGGCAGTTGTGTCTCTTGTAAGTGATGCCTGTCTCTACAAAACATGCCAGATCCTAGACCTCGATGCAGCGACTTGCCTCACTATCTTTGGGAGCTCATTCGTGACACTCGTCTTCCTCACCCGAAACATGACCCACGTCATCAGTGTGTCCACGTTTGCCCTGTTGCTGCTGCTGGTCATTGATTCGCGTAGGAGCCAATTTGTGCGTCAGACAGATGGCAAAGGAAAGGAAGCCCCTGTGCAGAATCCTAATCATGGCTTCTGGCTAGGCGTGTTCGTTCTGGAAGGCACGTTTAATCATCCATCCTTCTTCATATTCGCACTCATTCCAATGGTGTTCTGGCTGACCGGCTCAGCATCACAGTTTGGAGTGACGGCACTGCACACTATCCTCTCAAACATTGTCTCCTTGCTGCCAggagttgttaccatggcaaccttCCTTTTGCTGATGGACTCTGTTTTCTACGGAAGCCTTGATGCAGAGATCCTCCTTGACCACAAGCTGTTGCTTAAAAATCTCAACATGGATCTGTTTAACAACTTGACTGTGGCCCCCTTCAATTTCTTAAAACTCAACTGCTTTGATGCTGTGTTTGAGATCAAACCAAAGACGACACACCTGCTGTTTAACCTGCCTCTACTCTTCTTCCCCCTCGTGCTAAGTTTTCTGTCTGAAGTTTACCAGGTGTACAGCGGGCAAGAAAGTGAGGACAGAGACTCAATAACGTCCTCAACAAGTCGAGCATTTCTAGTCCTTTCATTCACAACCCCTCTCCTTGTGTTCTCACTGTTCCCTGTCCAGGATCCAAAGCTTCTTTTGCCTCTACTGATACCATTAGTTCTCCTCTATGCAAATTATGTTGTCTTTCCTGTTACTGGTATGCCCAATGTCCCATGGATTGTGTGGAACGCTCTTTTTAGTGTGGTGTTTGGCTGCATGCTCCAGGGTGGCGTTGTACCAGCCCTAGGAGAAATCCGATCCATGGTAACAGCACCAGTAGGGCAGCATCCTTCCTCCTATTACTTTGTCTTCTACCacacccctcctcctccccaatACCTCCTGGCTATGCAAGGGGGGAAGGACATCACTGGTGACAGCAGCGCAGCCGCCAATCTGACGCACCGGTTTGAAATCCTGGACATGGGGGATGCGGGTCGCACCACGCTTCATCAGACCATCAACAAGCTCATCAGTGACACTGCCACACCGGTGGATGCACCATTCAAGAAGGAGGTGTATGTGTTCGCCCCAGCGTCCCACGATGTGCTGTTCTGTCGGATCAACATCAAATTCACGTACCGATTCGCGAAGGCGTTCAGCCCACACATCAGCTTGGATAGTCCTCCTCACCTGTTTCCCGATTACTCCTGTAGCGCCGAGAAGCACCGGAGTTACAGGAACATGGGTCTGCGGGAGCGCATCCCGGCTCTCTTTTCTCTCAACATGTACCGGGTAGATGTAGTGCGCCACGTTTCTGGACAGGAGGCAGTTGCATTCCAAGAGGCTCAGAAGAAGGCCAGGCCTTCCTTTAATCAGTGA